Genomic DNA from Veillonella criceti:
AGATATTCGTAAAGTTATGTCACCATTGCCAATTGGTCCTAAATTTGAAGCATTTAACTGGAATGTTATTGAAGTAGATGGTCATAATTTAGATGAACTTCATAATGCTATTGAAGCTGCTAAAGCTTGCACTGATAAACCAACTGTAGTAGTGATGCATACTGTTAAAGGTAAAGGTGTCAAAGAGATGGAAGGCCAAGCTGGTTGGCATGGTAAAGCGCCATCGGCTGAAGAATGTGAAAAATTTGTAGCAGAACTCTTGGAGGTGTAATATGGGAAAAGCAACTCGTGAAGCATATGGTAATGCCTTAGTGGCTGTAGGGGCCACCCATGAAAATGTAGTCGTATTAGATGCAGACTTATCAAAATCAACAAAAACTGATAATTTTAAAAAAGAATATCCAGATCGTTTCTTTAATGTAGGGATTGCTGAACAAAATTTAATTAGTGTAGGGGCTGGCTTAGCAGCCGCGGGTAAAATTCCTTTCGTATCTTCATTCTCAATGTTTGCTACAGGTCGTGCTTTTGAACAAGTACGTAATGCTGTATGTTATCCTAAATTGAATGTAAAAATTTGTGCTACTCATGCAGGGATTACTGTAGGGGAAGATGGAGCTACACATCAAAGTTTAGAAGATATTGCTTGCATGCGTGCCATTCCTAATTTGACAGTTGTTGTACCTGCTGATGAAGCTGAAACAACTGCTGTAGTGAAATGGGCTGCTGATTACGAAGGACCTGTATACGTTCGTTTAGGCCGTGCTGGTGTAGATGATGTAACGCCAGAAGGCTATACATTTACACCTGGTAAAGCGGTCGAATTAGTAGCTGGTTCTGATGTGACTATTATTGCTTGTGGTGCTTTAGTAGGCCCTGCTGTTCAAGCATCTAAACAATTAGCAG
This window encodes:
- a CDS encoding transketolase family protein codes for the protein MGKATREAYGNALVAVGATHENVVVLDADLSKSTKTDNFKKEYPDRFFNVGIAEQNLISVGAGLAAAGKIPFVSSFSMFATGRAFEQVRNAVCYPKLNVKICATHAGITVGEDGATHQSLEDIACMRAIPNLTVVVPADEAETTAVVKWAADYEGPVYVRLGRAGVDDVTPEGYTFTPGKAVELVAGSDVTIIACGALVGPAVQASKQLAEKGIKARVLNMASIKPIDADAIVKAAKETGAIVTAEEHNILGGLGAAVAEVVTELAPVPVIRVGTKDTFGESGTPKELMAKYGLTAEDIVAAANTAIERK